Genomic segment of Malania oleifera isolate guangnan ecotype guangnan chromosome 7, ASM2987363v1, whole genome shotgun sequence:
tacactGCCAAATTCCATGAGCTATCTCGATATGCTCCATTCGTGATACTGGATGAAGCGAAGAAGACCTGGAAGTTTCAAAGGGTCTGAGGAGCGAGATCCGTAAGCATATAGCGATCTTGCAGTTGCAGAactttgctacgttggttgataaagccacggtagcagaAGAGTGTTTGCTAGAGGACACAAAGGTTTAGGTcatgaagaagaggccagcgcctcctaattCTTCGTCTGGGGTTGAACagggtaagtggaagaagaataGTGGTGGTATGTCTCAGAACACCGCACGTTTTCAACGCTGCTCATtgtgtggaaagagacactcGGGGCAGTGTTGGTTATCTACGGGGGCTATATGCGGTGTGGTAGGCAAGGGCACTAGATGAGAGACTGTCCGATACAGGGAAATAGTGGAACCTCGCAGCAGTCATATAGGGGTAATACTCAGGCAAGGGTGTGTTCTCTGACTCTAGCCGATGTTAAGAACATGGGAGATGTTGTCACAGGTATTATTtgcatgctttctcataaagttgtagtattatttgattttggggcaacgcattcttttatttcccaaggttttgttaaattgtgtggattagaggtgcaattGTTAGATTACAAACTGGTGGTGGCTACACCGTCTGGATCTGTGGTTGGGTATAACAAGGTAGTTCATGACTTCCCGATTGAAATTCGAGGAAGAGTGCTACTAGTtgatcttgtggtatacgacatgtatggccTTGACATCATCttaggaatggattggttgttttccAGTTATGCCAATATCGATTGCCACAGAagggaggtgttgttcagacCGCCAGAAAAGTAGGAATTCCAGTTCCTCAGATCGTGTGTGCATTATGCACCACGAATATTTTTTGCTATGCAAACTAGGAGGCTACTTCTTAGGGGGCGCCAAGGGTATTTGGTGTTTGTGAAAGAAACACCAGTAGAGGAAGGAGAATTGGATATGATTATTgtagtgcgcgagttccctgATGTATTTCCGGAGGACTTGCCAAGTTTACCTCCAGACTCTGAAGTGGAATTTTCTATTGAGTTAGTTATAGGTACGacgccgatatcgaaagctctgTATCGTATGACCCCAGTCGAATTGAgggagttgaaagaacaacttcaggAACTGGTGAATAAGGGATATATTCGAccaagtgtttctccttggggagcacctatgttatttatgaagaagaaggatgggtcgatgaggatgtgcatcgactaccgagaactgaataaagtgacaataaataataaatatctgCTACCCaagatcgatgatttgtttgaccaactccaaggCACGCATGTCTTCTCCAAAATTGACCTACGGTCTGAGTATCACCAACTAAAGGTGAAAGGGAGGACGTCTCAAAAACTGCATTTCAAACACAGTAtgaccattttgaatttatggttatgccttttggtttgactaatgcacctgcagtatttctggatttaatgaataaggtcTTCCACGAATATTTAAaccagttcgttgtggtatttatcgatgatatcctagtgtattctaggagtgctgcagagcatgaagttcatttgaggctagtattacaAATTCTTAGGGATAAAAGGTTGTATGCTAAGTTAAAGAAGTGCAAGTTCTTGCTGGAATAGATTGCATTTCTAAGGCACGTGGTGTCTAAAGAATGTGTATCAGTGAACCCGTGTAAGATAGAAGTAGTAGTGGACTGTGTGAGACCGAAGAAtattcaggaggtcagaagttgtCTGGGTCTTGCAGGTTGTAATTACCCgctatttaaatgggtttttttttatttatatatatactatgacatttaacatgctctgataccttactggattaaacccaatcatccacctaagcagcaagaagcagaaatcaaataaacataaccatacatagttatatacaatacaggagtgctaaagtgtttcccaaaatatacatatatgtctattttcaaaaataccctcaactagctagggctatacaaaaatactcccaaaaatactcacactactgtcagggcaataccgaggcccctttatctgcgagcctgatctgctcgtctacctggatcacctgaaaaatgttaaagtaattgggataaGCCAACACTTagtaatatgaaatatgctattgctagtctgtggcaaatgagttacaatattatgaaaatttgtttttataaaatcatgtataactagatttgtaaatacagtacaagtaatagaaaccaccactatttccatgttgcttaacatatcagtattttacgttactatttaaaatacttctaatgtacataagtatattaagtatattctctatctctGCAAATCtgcatatacataataataactgaaaacttccctgtggataactatgtgtcatgatttaacccctcatgacagggttgtgtggcccataggcactatacgatcgacctactaccacgtattatctgaataggtggttgcactctgtaaactgtatgtagctacagtaccgtactctataatcgtatggtccaacagggtctaatactatataatacatctctacatacaactatctgatttaccatgacaataaaataaactgtaactgtgtcaactgtgtttctaaactgaactgtaatctgtaagtcatggtactagaaactgtaaaatcatggtactgaaaactgtataatcatggtattctataattattataaaacataaccattagctgtatattctgtaaatcatatgctgaaaataccgtaaaacatgtttctttactatacacgtattctcaagccacacagaaattttaaacatattatacataaatgataaactgtataaatttctatcgtgaataatcatttgataaaaacgtatagtttatactgaaacatagtaaaattgcctagtataacatatttcccttacctgaacTCTGCTAAAATTGCCCTACTGTAATGGGTCCTACACCcccagggttctccactcaacaccctgaaaatcatattttccagaatagaatatcaatatttcttggcctacataatttcctacaactgccagaaggccaaaaactgaataaaaaaccttaccctggatttgggatgaatttcaatttCGTCCCatcgatgatccgctccagcagatttggagagaactccgccatgagtgtcatggtggcctcagattgtcgatccggcgactaacggggctaaaatcgaagagagaagggggaagggccgtaagagagagagagagagagagagagagagagagagagagagagagagagagagagagagagaggaggaggaggaggaggatttgCGGCCAAATTTTTGTGATTAAAattagtttagggctatttatactgcgggatttgttgacgaaccacatcatctcgtcgacgagtccttaagtaattttgttgacgaaccttacccttcgtcgacaaaattcaaagtagtccaaattcttctcttggtattttcttatCTACAAGAcagatcctcgtcgacgaaaccctgtatttaTCGGCGAGgcctggaaatttcttgaaattgttattacctccaaagtgcgatgtcgtcgacgtagtctactacctccttcggttcctatttccatttttctccctctttattattaaaatactattattcttcgtgTCACTACATAGGTTACTACCATCGGTTTGTTGAAGgattctccagtttagcaggacCTTTGATAAAACTCACATGAAAAAATGTGAGGTATAATTGGACGGAAGAGTGCGGGTTGAGTTTTCAagagctgaaacggcgactggtcacggctccagttctgactcttccatccagTTATGGTGGTTTTGTTATTTATAATGATGCTTCGAAAAAAGATCTTGACTATGTTTTAATGCAGCAAGGCAAAGTGGTTGCTTACGCTTCttgtcaactcaaagaatacgagaagaactactcaACGTATGATTTGGAATTAGTAGCGGCAGTGtttgcactaaaaatttggaggcactacttgtatgataaaaggtgtgagatttttttCGAGCATAAAAGtattaaatactttttcacccagaaggagctcaacatgagacaacacatgtggcttgagttgattaaagactatgactatactattagctatcacccaggaaaagctaatgtggtagttgatgctctgagtaggaagtCAGTTGATGCAACAGTCTTAGCAGTGcaggttcagcatcagatctgtatggacctttagagattgagtttggaggtagtggaaggaaaccatcaggATGTACTTATTGGCTTGGTGGTACAGCCGAATTTACAAGAGAGGATTCGTGTGGCGCAAAAGGAGGATCCcgagttggttgaggttatggaaggaattTAGAAGGGGTTGAAACCGGATTTCAATATCTCTGGTGATGGGATATTAAGATTTCGTGGCaaggtttgtgtaccgaatgatgccaaatttaaacgggtcattctaaaGGAGGCACATTGTTTCTAGAGGAGGTACATTGTTCACTTTACACTATACATCTTGGTAATACAAAAATGTACCGAGATTTGAGGGAATCCTTCTGGTGGTCCAACGTGAAAAAAGAGATCGCCCGATTTGTAgacagtgcctgacatgtcagctgatcaaagcagaacatcagaggccggcaggaccacttcagccacttgacgtccctgagtggaagtgggaaaaCGTCTCGATGGAAtttgtgatgggtttacctgCAGCGGTGCATGGGTAGAATGCCATACGGGTTATGATGGATCGGCTGACGAACACTGCGCATTTCATTCCGATCATAGTCAACTACTCTCtaaataggctggcagagctttatgtgtaggaggtggtacgactccatggtgtccctatttttATTGTTTCAAATCGGGATCTgcgtttctagaagagtttataGGATGCCTTGGGTTCGCGACTGACGTTTAGTATGTCTTTTCACCCACAgatggatggacagtcggagagggctattcagacgttagaggatatgttgcgggcttgtgtactagatttcggtgatagttggatacgatatctaccacttgttgaatttgcatataacaacagttacctgACGAGCATAGAGATGGCATCTTATGAGGCTTTctatggtcgtcggtgtcgatctccattgtactgggatcaggtaggtgagtgACCGATACTGGGTCTAGAATTAATTCAGCAGACCTCTACAAAGGTTGAATTGAttaaggaaagaattaaagtagctcagagtcgacagaagagttatgctaatagCTGTTGACAAGAGTTGGAATTcaaggtaggagatatggtattcctgagaatcgctccaatgaaaagggtgatgaggttcgggaagaaggggaagctaagtccttcGTATATcaggccttttgagatccttgaaaggataggttcggttgcttatcgagtggctttacctccagcattatccaaattccatgatgtatttcacatgtCTATATTGAGGAAGTACGTACTAGATCCATCCCATGTACTGAGTTATGAACCTCTAGATATCAGTGatgccttatcgtatgaggaagtaccagtgcagatattgGATCGAAAGGTGCAGCAGTtatggactaaggaaatacctcttgtaaaggtattatggcgtaaccatgcagtggaagaaccTTCATAGGAACTCAAAtcagaaatacgccggaagtaccCACAATTATTTGATGGTACATAAGTATGTATAGTAGTGTAGATGGTATAGattaaatggtatgatctttgggagagtcttgtttatagatgtaatcttctaaaatatcttttgtgtaaccatggtattcctccgccatatgtgagggtatgtaatgaaattggGCCAAAGTCACTTAGTAGGTGACGGATGACTTTTTGGTAAAGCTGAATAATAAGAAAAGGTTATGTTAATAATTGTTAGTaaattttaaggatgaaattcttataaggaggggagattgtagagacccaaacctgtataagttgggttcgtcaatgaagggtcatgttcgtcgacgaagtccttcataTCCTCATCTACAAAATTCAGAGCCTTATCGATGAGCAAATACAGAGTGAATTAGAGAAATATCCGAAACTTGAACTCGGCGACGAAAGGATGGTCTCGTCAACAAGCTGTGTGgcggattcatcgatgaagacgcCGCCTCGCCGAcaagttggacttggtcaaaggccctataaatatccatatttgttgcttaaaggctaagtttgctcccaaaagctctctctctctctctctctctctctctctctctctctctctctctctctctctctctctctttacccacaaaatttctctctctctctaagattcttcgctattcgtcatccgtttccaaaaacggagagcactacgtggatcagaagaggaaactctacaacgTTAGAGGATCGGATtgttattttgaggattttcgtgctttcccaaaaatcgagataaggatctgatcttaattttgattggatatttggatagtagacgaaattatagtaaggttatgttctgtggttttaggtttttaggatCCTGGGTTGTTGGTTTGGATCGTTTTCATACGAAGTTttgtttcgagtttaaggtaaagggaaattgattacaacaacatttttggaaaactaaaatcgCTAAAAtgctagtttatatttatatgtatgatttaattgcttattttctaaattctaccGAATAGAAATGtcgttttacgattttacggtttttggtaaaagcgaggattttggcatatgatctccaattCTTATGAAAATTACTTATTTGCACTTATATTGTAATAAGAGATGCTTGaatcttttacttttctttttaagtGATGGTTActagatttatatcatttagcatatttttggactaaacttgtgtgatatatgttgaaatggaaatgtatgaattttctatactattgatatatattatgggaacggagttccaacttgttatactgaaaatgtggaaaacataGGTCGATTATACACCGagttgtatatatatgtaaaaagggtaaaccgagtggataggcaCCGGTTTGAACTCGATGTGATTATCtcaatttgtgaaaatattggaattgcacaggttactatattttgctataaattgtatatatgataaatggaaccacagcttgctaccaaaggagttgaaagatactccagtaatacgggttgaaagatactccaatgtgagaagttgaaaaagcttaattaatggagttgaaagatactctcaatggcagggaattcctcagttggaagggtacagtgcaaccacacaagtaaaccagtgtgggtacatagatagtcggctagcaggtgtaatgaaaccattggtgaaataatagaccatatgggggcagtcggactataatAGATACTCAACAAATGTCTGCACAaacagggcattgttggagatatcagtgcacaacccgtgccatcgGGTAAATAGGCAATACATGTATGACAAGTTGGTtgttgttctaataatcatatgcatgatttaaatattggatgtgcagataaatgttatttGATATAgcattataaacaaatgtttcaaatgtaggaattgtatgaaaatgtgcatctatgcagtcacacactgttgtaatacttttttccttactgagagatgtctcaccctattatacaacctttgttttcaggtccatcagtacgtcggtcctagtagctaaagggccTGGGGAGActatttttggtttagcttacgtaagcatttgaatcatgtattaaacttagatgaagttcttTTCTAAAGGATTGTAATAATAGGATTTATTATATGTTTGgatttatgtaattgtggatgtattagtaagctttggtataagactaatagaaatcctagtggatgtttatgtttttccgcgacatttacattgaaattatgtatgatttatacccatatgtccctggttagggcgggttgtttacgtatcttgaacaggtacatgtatttagtataagtgagtgacacctgggtccgtataaagggccgggtcgttacatcacatgcttgaaaacactaataatatcataattgGGTAAACATACATATTTCATAGTGTTACTAAAACATATTGTAtttcactattcataaaatcatttgatataactagtaattttgaaatttgcccaggatgaatagctagctgatgtcatgtattaccccctatgacgagttatgcagcccaaaggcaggacctgacaatggttggtcaaccACTATCGAgtaaaaaatatctgtaagtacgatgggccggGCACACCCTGATCTAAActtctaggtggacgtctacaactctacactaaaggccacatcgactatccatctcccaccccctctactggcaggggCAGTTAACACAAgtttgaactgaactgaactgaactgtatagttaCGGTAGCGTGCTCCTGATAACtaatctgaactatcatctgggttctgataacatatagtacatgataatatactgttttaacataaatagattgatagcatttttgaattttgtaataacataaataattacggcttTGTGCCAAATACATGCATAACTGCGGCCTTAGGtcgaataacataaataattgcgGCCTTGTGCCAACTATCAATCACTGCCTTAcaccaaacatatcatacatactgatctgaataaatgtattgttgatcatatattctgaaatcatagtttactgtattattatgttattcctgaaaatgaCTGAAACATACTTTTTCCATAAAATTGGCTTAACATTATTGCgttaaataatattcatgctacacgatactaaataaaatcatgaattctattctgaaatcacatttcatacttaaaaatatatattcttgtgtaacaacattattttcccaaatatacattttcacaagtatactcatatataatacatgttttttgaaaaattaatatgctattaaataataatgattttcatggaaaattactactttagtttactcttttatctgactactgaaaagcccctacaatgactcgtcctacacccacagggttcctcgttcaacaccctgaaaacaacagctccctaaacaaaacttcagtatttcttccaGTACTACATTTtatacaactgtaggaaagccaaatattaaataaaaagtcttaccccgAATTTGGGATGGGGTCCAagttagtcccaccaacgatccactccggcggACTTggagagaaacttcccaagagtgtcgtggcggCCTTGGATCGTCAAATCGGcaaactaaagttcagccactcgaaacctctcgagttgcttaATTTTTTACCGGGGTTAAAATGCCATTTTGAGTTGAGTcttttcgggcgaccaaactaaagATACATCTTAATAttgtgagagtgttatattgtgttattgattattagtgattgctcatactcccatttgcttgattgattatttaatattgatttaagggagtttagcaaagtttatcccacaaatttgaatataataaatcttgtgttgggataaactcaaaATCTTGAGGATTCTTGCATAGTTATTGCAAGATTTCAATAGCtgtattttgttgtgcaaatatttttaacaatatattattttttttcaaacaactcttgagcctatttccttgaagaaaatatttttgagttgatttgaatatttgcagcatctttaaaACCCTTATTTATTATTGGGATTTGATaaatattgtttcaaagaaatagtttgattagaacactcttgagcatattggtgataataccttgttgagtgttgcttggacaaaatcacatcactgagcttacatttacctatatagcTGATGTACATTTGATTAATTACATTTGGTAGATATCTGCTTGACTAAGAAGTATATTCACTGTACCCTGTtatattgagaaatctgttgtattctaggcatgaccTAAGatggcggtaatccagcccaataaggattggttctaaaggttgaggtcaaccctgtattaat
This window contains:
- the LOC131160945 gene encoding uncharacterized protein LOC131160945, with amino-acid sequence MRDCPIQGNSGTSQQSYRGNTQARVCSLTLADVKNMGDVVTEVQLLDYKLVVATPSGSVVGYNKVVHDFPIEIRGRVLLVDLVVYDMYGLDIILGMDWLFSSYANIDCHRREVLFRPPEKRLLLRGRQGYLVFVKETPVEEGELDMIIVVREFPDVFPEDLPSLPPDSEVEFSIELVIGTTPISKALYRMTPVELRELKEQLQELPNLQERIRVAQKEDPELVEVMEGI